From one Thalassobaculum sp. OXR-137 genomic stretch:
- a CDS encoding amino acid ABC transporter substrate-binding protein, producing MKKVSLLALGAGFLASLAFTPEPVLAQDSTLDIVKNRGMLRCQLGTPAPGFYALSDDGKWSGFDVENCRAVSAAIFGDPDKIEYQSVTSAVRFTAMANGESDMLSRTTTWTLFRDTQLGLDFTTVNFYDGQGFMVTNDSGVNSAMELKGATVCVLTGTTTELNLTDYSRTNSLDITPVVFEDSNVRDSTFFSGGCDAITNDKSSLASTRAKAPDQSIFSILPETISKEPLGPVVRQNDSQWKDIVLWSLFAMINAEEMGINSGNVDEMKASSTNPEVKRMLGVEGDLNKGLGLEPEWAYNIIKTVGNYAENYEEFMGPKTVMNIPRKGSVNDLWTKGGLMYSPPFR from the coding sequence ATGAAGAAGGTCAGCCTTTTGGCTCTGGGCGCGGGGTTCCTGGCGAGCCTCGCGTTTACTCCTGAGCCGGTCCTGGCACAGGACAGCACGCTGGACATCGTCAAGAACCGCGGCATGCTCCGTTGTCAGCTCGGGACTCCGGCGCCGGGCTTCTACGCACTGTCCGACGACGGCAAATGGTCCGGCTTCGACGTCGAGAACTGCCGGGCGGTTTCCGCGGCGATTTTCGGCGATCCGGACAAGATCGAGTACCAGTCGGTGACGTCCGCCGTCCGGTTCACCGCGATGGCGAACGGCGAGTCCGACATGCTGTCGCGCACCACCACGTGGACCCTGTTCCGCGATACGCAGCTCGGCCTGGATTTCACCACGGTGAACTTCTATGACGGCCAGGGCTTCATGGTCACCAACGACAGCGGCGTGAACAGCGCCATGGAGCTCAAGGGTGCGACGGTCTGCGTGCTGACCGGTACCACCACCGAGCTGAACCTGACCGACTACAGCCGGACCAACAGCCTCGACATCACTCCGGTCGTGTTCGAGGACAGCAACGTGCGTGACAGCACGTTCTTCTCCGGCGGCTGCGACGCCATCACCAACGACAAGTCGAGCCTGGCTTCGACCCGCGCCAAGGCGCCGGACCAGTCGATCTTCTCGATCCTGCCGGAGACCATCTCCAAGGAGCCGCTCGGCCCCGTCGTTCGTCAGAACGACAGCCAGTGGAAGGACATCGTCCTGTGGTCGCTGTTCGCGATGATCAACGCCGAGGAGATGGGCATCAACTCTGGCAACGTCGACGAGATGAAGGCCAGCAGCACCAACCCGGAAGTCAAGCGCATGCTTGGCGTCGAGGGCGACCTGAACAAGGGTCTCGGCCTCGAGCCGGAGTGGGCCTACAACATCATCAAGACCGTGGGCAACTACGCGGAGAACTACGAAGAGTTCATGGGTCCGAAGACC